In a genomic window of Trichoderma atroviride chromosome 4, complete sequence:
- a CDS encoding uncharacterized protein (EggNog:ENOG41): MLIDGEKYACEACVRGHRVSNCQHANRPLQHINKKGRPISQCAHCRSMRKSRSAHIKCDCGEKTSKCIHLQPPAEGHVETCCCNHGGRCTCAGKTDVPLDTVPESDSEGEMKGATLPPRPVPRRRRANTIHSSDMGMTFDQHGHHKPAKHNRASQKCGPYQLNRVNSAASAGSLGNSTDSLLYQHGEGHAAVQHSFMSREQRQVKSEAASPLLSASNFTQLNGNLPPLGSVGHFKLRNIR; this comes from the exons ATGCTAATCGACGGCGAGAAGTATGCCTGCGAGGCATGTGTGCGCGGTCACCGTGTCAGCAACTGTCAGCACGCAA ACCGGCCGCTCCAGCACATCAACAAAAAGGGCCGTCCCATCTCCCAATGTGCGCACTGTCGCTCAATGCGCAAGTCGCGATCCGCCCATATAAAGTGTGACTGCGGCGAAAAGACCAGCAAGTGCATCCATCTGCAACCACCCGCCGAGGGCCATGTTG agacctgctgctgcaaccaTGGTGGACGATGCACCTGTGCCGGAAAGACTGATGTGCCACTCGACACCGTTCCAGAGTCCGACTCTGAAGGCGAAATGAAGGGCGCCACCCTTCCTCCTCGCCCGGTCCCCAGGAGACGACGGGCCAATACCATTCACTCGTCCGACATGGGCATGACATTTGACCAGCACGGCCACCACAAGCCGGCCAAGCACAACCGAGCCTCCCAGAAGTGCGGGCCCTATCAGCTCAACAGGGTCAACTCGGCCGCCAGTGCCGGCAGCCTTGGGAACAGCACAGACAGCCTGCTGTACCAGCACGGCGAGGGTCACGCAGCAGTGCAGCACAGCTTCATGAGCCGCGAGCAGCGACAGGTCAAGTCGGAAGCGGCATCTCCCTTGCTGTCTGCCTCCAACTTCACGCAGCTAAACGGCAACTTGCCCCCCCTTGGATCTGTCGGGCATTTCAAACTACGCAACATACGTTAG
- a CDS encoding uncharacterized protein (TransMembrane:3 (o12-31i38-57o135-153i)) produces MPSQLLQTRRALRTAPVAAMAIPSTVASLIYAAHRRAACAASCICCFIASMLAQARLGMLGAGTEKHMCDALRHWGLGLGDDPLHAPEFCSAEQHRHAPKHCCSFHKSSDPFYTDGPTAASADRALKKGTSYPSLQLLQMLLLYLYLAVECAYM; encoded by the exons ATGCCAagccagcttctgcagaCACGCAGGGCCCTTCGGACAGCACCtgttgctgccatggcgaTTCCTAGCACTGTAGCATCTTTGATATATGCGGCACACAGACGGGCGGCATGTGCAGCATCGTGCATATGTTGTTTTATAGCTTCAATGTTAGCACAAGCACGATTGGGCATGCTGGGTGCTGGGACCGAAAAGCACATGTGCGACGCATTACGTCATTGGGGTCTGGGTCTGGGGGACGACCCTTTACACGCCCCTGAGTTCTGCTCCGcggagcagcatcgccatgcGCCAAAGCACTGTTGCTCATTTCACAAGAGCTCAGACCCTTTTTATACCGATGGGCCgactgctgcatctgcagACAGGGCTTTAAAAAAGGGAACAAGTTATCCATCACTCCAGCTGTTGCAAATGCTTCTCCT GTACCTATATTTGGCAGTTGAATGCGCTTATATGTAG
- a CDS encoding uncharacterized protein (EggNog:ENOG41~TransMembrane:13 (o26-44i229-251o279-300i312-340o346-363i375-397o417-440i834-855o1011-1029i1050-1075o1081-1105i1117-1142o1201-1218i)), protein MAFIKQVWTLMSKNFRHILLRHPLKVFVMAFLVPIILAAFFSFAKNLFVPPALYGFGSVHPIKSLSQAFDDAFSSGRNKIVLIDNGFTGGNIEKVLDSLQTQIETQGPHVNVVRTSSEDTLLTECRSSLRGVTACFGAVVMRSSPNEGKGAIWNYTIRTDAEMTSSPIKINVDRSDNPEEVYLLPIQRTIDGIIAGMNHTSAPQALAKTQEMPYTSMSQEQREVKVREIFHKAITSFMGVAFIASVIWISYHLTGHIATERETGMSQLVDAMMPVRKPWMALAARIISHHLSFSIIYAPAWIIGSIIVKYGVFAYTSLGIVLLFHITAGLAIASMSVLFASFFKKAQLSGITAILAILLLGILAQSLTQPTTGPVVILSLLFSPCAYVYFITLMSRFERKDRATNLVETAPGSPWDLPGIALWIFLIVHIFVYPLLAALIESRFYGTSTEGRKILGAGDGSLGDNAIQLDGFTKIYKPSIFSRLFALGSKPKEPVVAVNKLSFSVRKGQIVALLGANGSGKSTTLDAIAGLNKLTSGLITIDGQGGMGIAPQKNVLWDDLTVEEHLIIFDKLKSPNAPATKEQITELINSIDLPHKRKARAKTLSGGQKRKLQLGMMLAGGSAVCCVDEVSSGIDPLSRRKLWDILLAERGKRTLILTTHFLDEADLLADHIAILSKGTLRAEGSSVELKDKLGGGYRVNVHKNPGIKESPIIDGVKKNDAFDLITYVAPTSGLAAQVIKALQKANITDFRFSGPTIEDVFLQVAEEIKDEEVFRETIVEKMPVKDDNSSSRGTSSPPTEPGLGLKLLDGRRVGYFEQALILFKKRWTILKRNWVLYAIAFLLPIAAAGLTSLFVKDSAPTGCKPGDQASTSDTEDAFTQIGADDSLVFLAGPSDKFDLSRVSGLFQPVFAGSPGPIFSIAAASLSNLHLVDSFDEFNQFVKDNYANVTTGLWLGDSTTNPTIAWVANLFVTSPLTAQQFLDVLLTNTTIATSWSSFDVPFNPTIGKALNLVIYMGLALSCYPAFFALYPSNERRKFVRSLQYSNGVRPFPLWMAYLIFDFSMALVGAAVVTALWAGLSNIWFHIEYIFVVLFLYGLASILVAYFVSLFTKSQLATFAWAAALQAVFFLGYLIAYVCVVTYVEVSKIDSTLLVCHYVISAFMPIGSATRALFLATNLFSTACDGNELAANPGGIKQYGGPILYLIIQSFVLFGLLLWFDGGNVGSSARALFNRHKHPEDSALPDEEVGDEVARITNSTDDDGLKILHLTKSFGKNLAVDNVSFGVKRGEVFALLGPNGAGKSTTISLVRGDLKPNLNGGDIFIEGVSVTKNLAGARANLGVCPQIDALDQMTVREHLEFYAQVRGIPDIEHNVTAVLQAVGLSSFSTRMAAALSGGNKRKLSLGIALMGNPGVVLLDEPSSGLDAAAKRVMWKTLQATVPGRSILLTTHSMEEADALAGRAGILARRMLALGTPDDLRHRFGDALHVHLVSSTAPRTTEEEMNAITSWIRDALPTANLESKMYHGQLRFSVLSSEVLSLTEGPSADDVTPIGSDISQGAIGRLIVLFEENKARLGVEHYSVSTTTLDQVFLGIVGQHNIQEENHETKPGLFQRILKFRK, encoded by the coding sequence ATGGCTTTCATCAAACAAGTCTGGACTCTAATGTCCAAGAACTTTCGACATATACTACTCCGCCATCCTCTTAAGGTCTTTGTTATGGCCTTCCTCGTCCCCATCATCCtggccgccttcttcagcttcgccAAGAACCTGTTTGTTCCGCCTGCGCTCTATGGCTTCGGTTCGGTGCATCCCATCAAGTCGCTTTCGCAGGCCTTTGACGACGCTTTCAGTAGCGGGCGAAACAAGATCGTTTTGATCGACAACGGATTCACGGGGGGCAATATCGAGAAAGTACTGGATTCGCTCCAAACGCAGATAGAGACGCAGGGGCCTCACGTCAATGTTGTGCGGACGAGCAGCGAGGATACTCTGCTCACCGAGTGTCGGAGTAGCTTGCGGGGAGTCACGGCTTGCTTTGGGGCTGTCGTCATGCGGTCCTCACCAAACGAGGGAAAGGGGGCCATATGGAACTATACCATTCGCACGGATGCGGAGATGACGAGCAGCCCCATCAAGATCAATGTTGACAGGAGCGATAATCCGGAAGAGGTCTATCTGTTGCCTATTCAGCGTACCATCGACGGCATCATTGCCGGCATGAACCACACCAGCGCGCCTCAGGCCCTCGCCAAGACCCAGGAGATGCCCTACACCAGCATGAGCCAGGAACAGAGAGAAGTCAAAGTCAGGGAAATCTTCCACAAGGCCATTACAAGCTTCATGGGAGTTGCCTTCATTGCCTCTGTGATTTGGATTTCATACCACTTGACTGGCCACATTGCTACCGAGCGTGAGACTGGCATGTCGCAGCTTGTAGATGCGATGATGCCTGTTCGCAAACCGTggatggcgctggcggctCGTATCATTTCTCACcatctttccttctccattaTATATGCCCCAGCGTGGATTATAGGatccatcatcgtcaagtACGGTGTATTTGCGTACACCAGTCTTGGGATTgtccttctcttccacaTCACCGCTGGTCTTGCCATTGCCTCCATGTCTGTTTTGTTTGCGTCCTTCTTCAAAAAGGCCCAGCTCAGCGGTATTACCGCTATTCTTGCCATTCTGTTgcttggcatcttggcccAGTCTCTGACACAGCCGACAACGGGACCTGTAGTGATTTTGTCGCTGCTTTTCTCGCCGTGTGCCTATGTCTACTTTATCACGCTCATGTCTCGCTTTGAGAGGAAAGACAGGGCCACCAATCTTGTTGAGACAGCCCCGGGCAGCCCCTGGGATCTTCCAGGTATTGCTCTTTGGATCTTCTTGATCGTTCATATTTTTGTATACCCCCTTCTCGCCGCACTCATTGAATCACGATTTTACGGCACCTCAACGGAGGGCCGCAAGATCTTGGGAGCTGGGGATGGCAGTCTTGGCGATAATGCCATCCAGCTAGATGGCTTCACCAAAATTTACAAGCCTAGCATCTTCTCGCGCCTATTTGCATTGGGCTCCAAGCCAAAGGAGCCTGTTGTGGCGGTCAACAAGCTCAGCTTTAGTGTTAGGAAAGGCCAGATTGTGGCTCTCTTGGGTGCTAATGGAAGTGGAAAAAGTACAACTCTAGATGCCATTGCCGGTCTGAATAAGCTAACTAGCGGGTTAATTACAATTGATGGGCAGGGTGGTATGGGCATCGCGCCACAGAAGAACGTCTTATGGGACGACCTTACTGTCGAAGAGCATCTCATCATATTTGACAAACTCAAGTCACCAAATGCGCCCGCGACTAAGGAGCAAATTACTGAGTTGATTAATTCTATTGATCTCCCTCATAAACGAAAGGCTCGTGCTAAAACCCTATCTGGTGGCCAAAAACGAAAACTACAGCTTGGAATGATGTTGGCAGGTGGAAGTGCTGTTTGCTGTGTGGACGAAGTGAGCAGCGGTATTGACCCGCTGTCTCGTCGGAAGCTTTGGGACATTCTCTTAGCCGAGCGAGGAAAGAGGACTTTGATTCTGACGACGCATTTCTTGGATGAGGCTGACCTCCTTGCTGATCATATCGCCATTCTGTCCAAGGGAACACTGCGGGCTGAAGGCTCTTCCGTTGAGTTGAAAGATAAGCTTGGAGGTGGCTATAGGGTCAACGTGCACAAAAATCCAGGCATCAAGGAATCTCCCATCATTGATGgcgtgaagaagaatgacGCCTTTGATCTGATAACATATGTTGCCCCCACGTCCGGCCTTGCTGCCCAGGTTATCAAGGCGCTTCAAAAGGCCAACATCACAGACTTCCGCTTCTCTGGCCCAACCATAGAAGATGTGTTTCTGCAGGTTGCcgaggagatcaaggacGAAGAGGTTTTCCGAGAGACTATTGTCGAAAAGATGCCAGTCAAAGACGACAACAGCTCTTCGCGAGGCACCAGCAGTCCCCCGACAGAACCGGGCCTTGGTCTCAAGCTGCTCGACGGCAGGCGAGTAGGATATTTTGAACAGGCTCTTATTCTTTTCAAGAAGCGCTGGACAATTCTAAAGAGGAACTGGGTTCTCTATGCTATTGCATTCTTACTTCCAATTGCCGCGGCGGGATTGACATCTCTGTTTGTGAAAGACAGTGCACCAACAGGCTGCAAGCCCGGCGATCAGGCCTCGACCTCGGATACGGAAGATGCTTTCACTCAAATCGGCGCTGATGACAGCCTTGTTTTCCTTGCTGGACCTTCTGACAAATTTGACTTATCGCGAGTTTCGGGTCTCTTTCAACCCGTCTTTGCTGGCAGCCCTGGTCCGATCTTCAGCATTGCCGCAGCTTCTCTTAGCAACCTACACCTTGTTGACTCGTTTGATGAGTTCAATCAGTTTGTAAAAGATAATTACGCAAACGTGACAACAGGTCTTTGGCTCGGTGATAGTACCACAAACCCTACTATTGCTTGGGTTGCCAACCTGTTCGTCACGAGCCCACTCACGGCGCAGCAGTTCCTAGACGTCTTGCTGACCAACACTACGATTGCAACATCATGGTCCTCCTTTGATGTCCCTTTCAATCCTACAATTGGCAAGGCTTTAAATCTAGTCATCTATATGGGCCTGGCACTTTCTTGCTATCCCGCATTCTTCGCCCTGTACCCGAGCAACGAACGGAGGAAATTCGTGCGCAGCCTGCAGTATTCTAATGGCGTCAGGCCTTTTCCGTTATGGATGGCCTATCTGATATTTGATTTCTCCATGGCTCTTGTTGGGGCAGCAGTTGTTACCGCTCTATGGGCCGGGCTATCCAACATTTGGTTCCACATCGAGTACATCTTTGTGGTCCTCTTCCTATACGGCCTGGCTTCCATTTTGGTGGCCTActttgtctctctcttcaccaAATCTCAACTTGCCACATTCGCCTGGGCGGCTGCTTTACAAGcggtcttcttcctcggctaCTTAATCGCCTACGTCTGTGTCGTCACGTATGTTGAGGTCTCCAAGATTGACAGCACTCTTTTGGTCTGTCATTACGTGATCTCGGCCTTCATGCCCATCGGCTCTGCGACCAGAGCTCTATTCCTAGCAACCAACCTCTTCTCTACTGCTTGCGATGGCAACGAACTTGCTGCAAATCCCGGTGGCATTAAACAATACGGAGGCCCCATCCTCTATCTTATTATCCAATCTTTCGTCTTATTTGGACTTCTACTTTGGTTCGATGGTGGAAACGTAGGGTCTTCTGCAAGAGCCTTGTTTAATCGCCATAAGCACCCAGAAGACTCCGCCTTGCCCGATGAGGAAGTGGGCGATGAGGTGGCCAGAATCACAAACTCCACAGACGACGATGGCCTCAAGATTTTGCATTTAACAAAGTCATTTGGAAAGAACCTTGCCGTGGATAACGTTAGCTTTGGCGTTAAGCGCGGCGAGGTCTTTGCCCTTTTAGGCCCCAATGGAGCTGGAAAGTCTACTACTATATCACTGGTCCGGGGCGATCTCAAGCCCAATCTGAATGGCGGTGACATTTTTATCGAAGGTGTATCTGTGACGAAGAATTTGGCAGGCGCGAGAGCAAATCTTGGTGTCTGTCCTCAAATCGACGCTCTGGATCAGATGACAGTTCGAGAACATCTTGAGTTTTACGCTCAAGTCCGAGGTATCCCTGACATTGAGCATAATGTTACTGCCGTCTTACAGGCCGTGGGCCTCAGCTCCTTTTCAACGCGcatggcagcagctctcTCGGGCGGTAACAAGCGCAAACTCAGTCTGGGAATCGCCCTCATGGGCAATCCTGGGGTTGTCTTGCTTGATGAACCCTCGTCAGGTCTAGATGCTGCCGCAAAGCGAGTCATGTGGAAGACGCTCCAGGCAACAGTTCCCGGACGATCCATCCTATTGACAACGCACAGCATGGAAGAAGCCGATGCCTTGGCAGGTCGTGCTGGCATTCTAGCCAGACGGATGCTCGCGCTCGGCACACCCGATGACTTGCGACACCGCTTCGGCGATGCTTTGCACGTGCACCTTGTGTCGAGCACAGCGCCCAGAACGacagaagaggagatgaaTGCCATCACGTCGTGGATTCGCGACGCTTTGCCCACAGCCAACCTTGAATCGAAAATGTATCATGGACAGTTACGCTTCTCGGTCCTCTCGAGCGAGGTTCTGTCCCTGACTGAAGGTCCAAGTGCCGATGATGTGACGCCCATTGGGAGTGATATCAGCCAAGGCGCCATTGGACGGCTCATAGTCTTGTTTGAAGAGAACAAGGCTCGTCTCGGCGTTGAGCACTACAGTGTCAGCACCACGACGCTTGACCAGGTCTTTTTGGGCATTGTTGGCCAGCACAACATTCAGGAGGAGAACCACGAAACTAAGCCGGGTCTATTTCAGAGAATCTTGAAATTTAGgaaatga
- a CDS encoding uncharacterized protein (EggNog:ENOG41), which translates to MPGGEGEYDGFSTSGSYLRQANVDLTSIDYSLFDKADNQALTGDFSTVEDDPAFYIPNYSGTVATVDDSNSDTLGAGSLPGYWEM; encoded by the coding sequence ATGCCCGGTGGCGAGGGCGAATACGACGGTTTTTCCACCAGCGGCAGTTACCTACGACAGGCAAACGTCGACCTGACCAGCATTGACTACAGCCTTTTCGACAAGGCTGATAACCAGGCTCTGACTGGCGACTTCTCCACGGTCGAAGACGACCCCGCCTTCTACATCCCGAACTACAGCGGCACTGTCGCCACCGTCGACGACAGCAACTCCGACACTCTTGGAGCTGGCTCATTACCTGGCTACTGGGAaatgtga
- a CDS encoding uncharacterized protein (EggNog:ENOG41), with protein sequence MDLSRRDELESAPSEPVSADDARANDDQTLASAKSARSEHLSGYQSPPPTDLADRVFPIRSVVRVDPFTDDDLFPHLAEADNQGPGIPVHLLSSANRPESWNDARRPELEPMSPTSPSSSDDRAAQIRKKRAMSGPYSSLQADAVRHSSSTPLNLDLAISDKDDDDVKSSEDGGSLVPTEVPLNPDDQPSDDFQHVVTPFTHVITDDGHAVITGRDSVLQRCEEEPIHIPGAIQSFGVLLAMCEESEGQFLVRYVSENSQNLLGRTPQQLFELASFLDILSEEQQDNLLDHIDFIRDEDADPAANGPEVFSLSVRGQRGIRPTKLWCAMHINPAHPDLIICEFERDDDQEFPLRPPEEKTTPVTPTDTLNGNPTSEQIGESTEILSKPLRILRSARKKRGDQGAMQVFDIMSQVQEQLASAPDLDIFLKVLIGIVKELTGFHRVMIYQFDSSWNGKVVAELVDASKTSDLYKGLHFPASDIPAQARDLYKLNKVRLLYDRDLQSARMVCRTKEDLDVPLDMSHAYLRAMSPIHLKYLANMAVRSSMSISLNAFNELWGLMACHSYGNHGMRVSFPIRKMCRLVGDTASRNIERLSYASRLQARKLINTAPTDKNPTGYIIASSDDLLRLFDSDFGLLSIQGETKILGAIEQSQEALITLEYLRMRKLTSIVASQDITEDFPDLQYPLGFQVIAGLLYVPLSVGGHDFIVFFRKGQIKEVRWAGNPYEKKLREGTAGYLEPRASFKTWSEIVIGKCREWAEEQIETAAVLCLVYGKFIEVWREKEAALQNTRLTRLLLANSAHEVRTPLNAIINYLEIALEGSLDQETRDNLAKSHSASKSLIYVINDLLDLTKTEEGQHLTVQETFELSTCIDEATDPFRADAKRKNIEYQITKHPGLPRFVRGDNRRVRQVITNVTANAIAHTTSGYVNVDVLVSEVREDRSVVIQIVIEDSGCGMNPQQTEALFRDLEQVSTEGSPLQAANDEKNKKMKTLGLGLAVVARVIRNEGGQLRLRSKEGEGSQFIIQLPFQLPDELPDAEGAGSTHSAISYTYELSSTKSLPLAQENEILLVDHSKTSMADTISLGRQSLDSHQSVMSQDGSQKSDADRLIDAIKTPLSLDKAGDKDVEYFSAKAHTSTASNRISNTSFGSFTNFTAPLNEPPTQKISNNYNDEDPGASKVRDSKVPVRAIKVPDEYIDIPSSFKAEKKVAGDGSEVDTDATVTKRRPSLVSSTTAESNALHVLVAEDDPINMKILKKRLERAGNSIHHSVNGQDCAETYSDNSSAFDVVLMDMQMPIVDGLTSTKMIRELETSSEHKGLSALASKCGHIPIFAVSASLVEELKNTYVEAGFDGWILKPIDFKRLSTLLKGIYDAETRDSCIYVPGEWEKGGWFTESTKEVVVGTN encoded by the exons ATGGACTTGTCGCGACGAGATGAGTTGGAGAGCGCCCCAAGCGAACCCGTCTCGGCTGACGACGCCAGAGCAAATGACGATCAGACGCTCGCCTCAGCCAAGAGTGCAAGATCCGAGCATTTGTCAGGTTACCAGTCACCTCCTCCAACTGACCTCGCTGACCGAGTGTTTCCAATCCGCTCGGTAGTTCGCGTGGACCCTTTTACCGACGACGACCTGTTCCCCCACCTGGCCGAGGCTGACAATCAAGGCCCTGGCATACCAGTGCACCTGCTCAGCTCTGCCAACCGGCCAGAATCTTGGAACGATGCTCGAAGGCCAGAGCTTGAGCCCATGTcaccaacatctccatcttcatcagatGACCGAGCTGCTCAAATCcgcaaaaaaagggccatgAGTGGACCCTACAGCAGCCTCCAGGCGGATGCCGTCCGTCACAGCTCGTCGACGCCTTTAAACTTGGACCTAGCTATTTCAGATaaggatgacgatgatgtcAAAAGCTCTGAAGACGGTGGTTCTTTAGTCCCGACCGAAGTACCTCTGAACCCCGATGATCAACCATCAGACGATTTCCAGCATGTTGTAACTCCTTTTACGCACGTCATAACTGACGACGGTCACGCCGTCATCACTGGGAGAGACAGCGTTTTGCAAAGATGTGAAGAAGAGCCCATTCATATCCCAGGTGCTATTCAGAGCTTCGGTGTCCTCTTAGCCATGTGCGAGGAGAGTGAAGGCCAGTTCCTTGTGCGATATGTCAGCGAGAACTCTCAGAATCTCCTCGGCCGCACGCCTCAGCAGCTATTTGAACTTGCGAGCTTCCTGGATATCTTAAGTGAAGAGCAACAAGACAACCTCCTGGATCATATCGACTTCATTCGAGACGAGGACGCTGACCCTGCTGCTAATGGACCAGAGGTCTTTAGCCTCTCGGTCCGAGGCCAAAGAGGAATAAGACCTACAAAGCTCTGGTGTGCAATGCACATAAACCCTGCCCACCCCGATTTGATCATCTGCGAATTTGAAAGGGACGATGATCAAGAATTTCCTCTCCGACCGCCGGAAGAAAAGACGACCCCTGTTACCCCTACGGATACCCTCAACGGCAACCCTACATCAGAGCAAATTGGAGAAAGTACAGAGATTCTAAGCAAGCCACTAAGGATTTTACGGAGCGCCAGGAAGAAGCGAGGCGACCAGGGCGCAATGCAGGTGTTTGATATCATGTCACAAGTTCAGGAGCAGCTTGCTTCAGCCCCTGATCTTGACATCTTCCTAAAGGTCCTCATTGGGATAGTCAAAGAGCTCACAGGATTCCACCGAGTCATGATATACCAATTTGACTCTTCTTGGAACGGAAAAGTTGTGGCCGAGTTGGTTGATGCTTCCAAGACTTCAGATTTATACAAAGGGTTACACTTCCCGGCATCTGATATCCCCGCACAGGCACGCGATCTATATAAGCTGAACAAGGTTCGGTTGCTCTACGACCGAGATTTGCAATCCGCTAGAATGGTTTGCCGGACGAAAGAAGATCTCGACGTACCTCTCGATATGAGTCATGCGTATCTGCGGGCCATGTCTCCTATTCATTTGAAATATTTAGCTAATATGGCAGTGCGATCATCCATGTCAATCTCCCTCAATGCTTTTAACGAACTTTGGGGGCTGATGGCATGCCATTCTTATGGTAATCACGGCATGCGTGTCTCATTCCCGATTCGGAAAATGTGTCGCTTGGTGGGAGATACGGCCTCGAGAAATATCGAAAGACTGTCATACGCATCGCGACTGCAGGCTCGCAAGCTGATCAACACCGCTCCAACCGACAAGAATCCGACTGGATATATCATTGCATCTTCTGATGATCTATTACGGTTATTTGACTCGGACTTTGGTCTGCTATCCATTCAAGGGGAGACCAAGATCCTAGGGGCTATTGAACAGAGCCAAGAAGCTCTGATCACGCTCGAATATCTTCGAATGCGCAAACTGACATCGATTGTTGCGTCTCAAGATATTACCGAGGACTTTCCGGATCTACAATACCCTTTGGGATTTCAGGTCATTGCGGGATTATTATATGTGCCCCTGAGTGTTGGGGGTCACGACTTCATTGTCTTTTTCCGCAAAGGACAGATTAAAGAAGTCCGATGGGCTGGAAATCCCTACGAAAAAAAGCTTCGAGAAGGCACCGCGGGCTATCTAGAGCCTCGAGCAAGTTTCAAAACGTGGAGTGAGATTGTTATTGGTAAATGTCGCGAATGGGCTGAAGAGCAAATTGAAACTGCGGCGGTTCTCTGTCTAGTCTACG GCAAGTTTATCGAAGtctggagagaaaaagaagccgCTCTACAAAACACTCGACTTACAAGACTTCTCCTGGCCAACTCGGCGCACGAAGTTCGCACACCACTCAATGCTATCATCAACTATCTTGAAATTGCTCTAGAGGGGTCACTCGATCAAGAGACTAGGGATAACCTCGCAAAGTCTCATTCGGCGTCAAAGTCGTTGATTTATGTTATCAACGACCTCTTAGACCTGACTAAGACCGAGGAAGGCCAGCATTTGACAGTCCAAGAAACTTTTGAGCTTTCTACTTGTATAGATGAGGCCACCGATCCTTTCCGCGCTGACGCAAAACGGAAAAATATCGAATACCAGATCACAAAGCATCCCGGGTTACCCAGGTTTGTTCGAGGTGATAACCGGCGTGTTCGCCAGGTCATCACAAATGTTACGGCAAATGCGATTGCTCATACAACTTCTGGCTATGTTAACGTGGATGTTCTCGTTTCCGAGGTCAGAGAGGATCGGTCAGTCGTGATACAAATTGTGATTGAAGATTCTGGCTGCGGCATGAATCCCCAACAAACAGAAGCCCTCTTCCGAGACCTTGAGCAAGTTAGTACAGAGGGATCGCCACTACAGGCGGCAAATgatgaaaaaaataaaaagatgaagacgttGGGACTTGGTCTAGCCGTCGTGGCTCGAGTCATCCGAAATGAAGGCGGTCAGCTAAGGCTTAGATCGAAAGAAGGGGAAGGCTCGCAATTCATTATTCAGTTACCCTTTCAACTCCCCGACGAATTACCAGATGCAGAGGGCGCTGGATCTACCCATAGCGCTATTTCCTATACCTATGAGCTTTCGTCAACCAAGTCGCTACCCCTGGCGCAAGAGAACGAGATTTTGCTGGTCGATCACAGTAAAACTTCAATGGCAGATACGATTTCCTTGGGACGACAGAGTCTTGATAGCCACCAAAGTGTTATGAGTCAAGATGGAAGCCAGAAAAGCGACGCGGACCGCTTAATCGACGCCATTAAAACTCCTCTTTCATTAGACAAAGCGGGAGACAAAGATGTCGAATATTTCTCTGCTAAAGCTCATACGTCAACCGCTTCGAACAGAATTAGCAACACGAGCTTCGGAAGCTTCACAAACTTCACTGCTCCTCTAAATGAACCTCCTACTCAAAAGATTTCTAACAATTACAATGATGAGGATCCTGGCGCTTCCAAGGTTCGTGACTCGAAAGTACCAGTTCGAGCAATCAAGGTACCGGACGAGTACATAGATAtaccttcttctttcaaagccgagaagaaggtggCGGGAGATGGTTCCGAAGTTGATACCGATGCAACCGTAACGAAACGCCGGCCCAGTTTAGTAAGCAGTACAACGGCAGAGAGTAACGCCCTGCATGTGCTTGTTGCAGAAGATGATCCTATCAACATGAAAatcctgaagaagagattggaaAGAGCCGGTAACAGCATCCATCATTCAGTAAACGGACAGGACTGCGCAGAAACGTACAGTGACAACTCATCTGCGTTTGACGTTGTCCTGATGGATATGCAG ATGCCTATTGTGGACGGTCTTACTAGTACAAAGATGATTCGAGAATTGGAAACATCATCTGAGCACAAGGGCCTTTCGGCCTTGGCTTCGAAATGCGGCCATATTCCCATATTTGCCGTATCAGCCTCTCTAGTGGAAGAGTTGAAAAATACCTACGTCGAAGCAGGCTTTGATGGATGGATCTTGAAGCCGATTGATTTTAAGAGACTTTCGACGCTCCTAAAGGGCATTTATGATGCTGAAACGCGAGATTCATGCATCTACGTGCCTGGAGAGTGGGAAAAGGGTGGCTGGTTTACAGAGTCGACCAAGGAGGTCGTTGTAGGAACTAATTGA